The following proteins come from a genomic window of Falco cherrug isolate bFalChe1 chromosome Z, bFalChe1.pri, whole genome shotgun sequence:
- the ELAC1 gene encoding zinc phosphodiesterase ELAC protein 1, which yields MSMDITFLGTGSAYPSPTRGASALVLRREGECWLFDCGEGTQTQFMKSHLKAGRITKIFITHLHGDHFFGLPGLLCTLSLQSSPDPNKRPLDIYGPLGLRNFIWRSMELSHSQLLFPYTVHELVPTRDQCPPEEFKEFFHLDRDEVSPQEAQGRILHLDPVENSYLLVEDEEIVLKAFRLFHRIPSFGFVVQEKPRTGRLNVQKLKDLGVQPGPLYGKLKNGTAVVLENGVMISPSDVLEDPIPGRKICILGDCSGVVGDAAVKLCCEADVLIHEATLDDTQEEKAREHGHSTPKMASDFAKLCKVKKLVFTHFSQRYKPAAQRGEGDMDVTELKRQAESVLDGQEVTLAEDFMTIEIPMKKEK from the exons ATGTCGATGGATATAACTTTCCTTGGCACAGGCTCAGCATATCCCTCTCCAACAAGAGGAGCATCAGCATTAGTGCTTCGCAGGGAAGGAGAGTGCTGGCTCTTTGACTGTGGAGAGGGAACCCAAACACAGTTCATGAAGAGCCATCTCAAAGCAG GCAGAATTACCAAGATTTTCATAACTCATCTTCATGGTGACCACTTTTTTGGACTTCCTGGGCTGCTGTGTACACTTAGCCTCCAGAGTAGCCCTGACCCAAACAAACGACCTCTTGATATTTATGGACCATTGGGACTGCGAAACTTCATATGGAGGAGTATGGAGCTCTCCCACTCACAACTTCTCTTTCCCTACACTGTTCATGAACTGGTACCTACACGGGACCAGTGCCCCCCAGAAGAATTTAAGGAGTTTTTTCACTTGGACAGAGATGAGGTATCTCCCCAGGAAGCACAAGGGAGAATACTCCACTTGGATCCAGTAGAAAACTCTTACTTGCTGGTTGAAGACGAGGAGATAGTTCTGAAAGCATTTCGCCTATTTCACCGCATTCCTTCCTTTGGCTTTGTGGTGCAAGAGAAGCCCCGGACCGGTAGACTCAATGTACAGAAACTGAAAGACCTTG GAGTTCAGCCAGGTCCTTTATATGGGAAACTGAAGAATGGAACTGCAGTTGTTCTAGAAAATGGAGTAATGATTTCTCCTTCTGACGTCTTAGAAGACCCTattcctggaagaaaaatttgcattttgggGGATTGTTCAGGTGTGGTTGGAGATGCGGCCGTGAAACTTTGCTGTGAAGCAGATGTACTGATACATGAAGCTACATTGGATGATACCCAGGAGGAAAAGGCCAGAGAGCATGGTCATAGTACTCCAAAAATGGCATCAGATTTTGCAAAATTGTGTAAAGTTAAGAAACTGGTTTTCACTCACTTCAGTCAGCGGTATAAACCAGCTGCtcagagaggagagggggaCATGGACGTCACCGAACTGAAGCGACAGGCAGAGTCAGTGTTAGATGGTCAAGAAGTAACACTAGCTGAGGATTTTATGACAATAGAAATTccaatgaaaaaggagaaatag